Proteins encoded together in one Carya illinoinensis cultivar Pawnee chromosome 3, C.illinoinensisPawnee_v1, whole genome shotgun sequence window:
- the LOC122304649 gene encoding uncharacterized protein LOC122304649: protein MEELKIGVAKVPKVIETKGDNLQLEQDRTAKENQGPELEDSISNVVEEGRHITKKVDRFYVVKLWPPNLEARIGEAEKLIKKLNQDITEFARKLEDNTRNRKALISKLEWLKNEDRYFRKSVADKREKMDFLRLALDKLCFANNAYRVRPTKSRSPEGVLDIYVRMNA from the exons ATGGAGGAATTAAAGATTGGAGTCGCAAAAGTGCCCAAGGTAATCGAGACCAAAGGAGACAACCTTCAGTTGGAACAAGATAGAACTGCAAAGGAAAACCAGGGGCCAGAACTTGAGGATTCCATAAGCAATGTTGTTGAAGAAGGCCGGCATATTACCAAGAAAGTAGATCGATTCTATGTAGTCAAGTTGTGGCCGCCAAATTTGGAAGCCAGAATCGGAGAGGCTGAAAAGCTTATCAAAAAGCTTAACCAAGATATTACTGAGTTCGCCAGGAAATTGGAAGATAACACG CGTAATCGAAAAGCACTGATTTCTAAGCTGGAATGGCTTAAAAATGAAGATCGATATTTCAGAAAGAGTGTGGCCGACAAGAGGGAGAAAATGGATTTTCTTCGACTAGCTCTGGACAAGCTGTGTTTCGCAAATAATGCATACCGGGTGAGACCTACCAAATCGCGCTCTCCTGAAGGAGTGCTTGATATCTATGTAAGAATGAACGCCTAA